A window of Taeniopygia guttata chromosome 14, bTaeGut7.mat, whole genome shotgun sequence contains these coding sequences:
- the MRPS34 gene encoding small ribosomal subunit protein mS34 has product MARKKLHRPIAAMAKKIREYRELKDRPRDSQRFAVDYETMHRPLTQKRLPVRAWEDVRNENRLLALLCRLPRFGVGRTVTRKSWLWAHHEPCYWVITKVKVDYMAENMDHGRAWGYLTFKGKTEEEVREIDKAMYHDWRMVPKHEEEAFKKFTAVPEVTVRFLPYPPLLRAIILAQWQKEGRPVMEEPVIDLEKVLASPQEWEKKKATGTLV; this is encoded by the exons ATGGCCCGCAAGAAGCTGCATCGGCCCATCGCCGCCATGGCCAAGAAGATCCGCGAGTACCGGGAGCTGAAGGATCGGCCGCGGGACTCTCAGCGCTTCGCTGTGGACTACGAGACCATGCACCGGCCGCTCACGCAGAAACGGCTGCCCGTGCGGGCCTGGGAGGACGTGCGGAACGAGAACCGACTGTTGGCGCTGCTCTGCCGCCTGCCGCGCTTCGGCGTGGGCCGCACCGTCACCCGTAAGTCCTGGCTGTGGGCGCACCACGAACCCTGCTACTGGGTCATCACCAAGGTGAAGGTGGACTACATGGCCGAG aaCATGGACCATGGAAGAGCCTGGGGCTACCTGACCTTCAAAG gcaaaactgAAGAGGAAGTAAGGGAGATTGACAAAGCCATGTACCATGACTGGCGTATGGTGCCCAAACACGAGGAGGAAGCCTTCAAGAAATTCACCGCAGTGCCTGAGGTGACTGTTCGGTTCCTGCCATACCCACCACTGCTCCGCGCCATAATCCTTGCACAGTGGCAGAAGGAGGGAAGACCAGTCATGGAAGAGCCAGTTATTGATCTGGAGAAAGTCCTGGCCTCTCCCCAAgagtgggaaaagaaaaaagctacTGGGACACTGGTATAG
- the GLYR1 gene encoding cytokine-like nuclear factor N-PAC isoform X1, protein MAAVSLRLGDLVWGKLGRYPPWPGKIVNPPKDLKKPRGKKCFFVKFFGTEDHAWIKVEQLKPYHPHKEEMIKINKGKRFQQAVDAVEEFLRKTKGKDQAPSHNSTEEKNRRNSSEERGKQSAGEEKCKASLSEGKVKKGTGEGKKRVSSVSSERGSMSPMKRAQDQSPRKRGRPPKDEKDLTIPESSTVKRVMTGTVAGFKWPPSVSEPVKDSDPHFHHFLLSQTEKPAVCYQAITKKLKVCEEETGSTSIQAADSTAVNGSITPTDKKIGFLGLGLMGSGIVSNLLKMGHTVTVWNRTAEKCDLFIQEGARLGRTPAEVVSTCDITFACVSDPKAAKDLVLGPSGVLQGIRPGKCYVDMSTVDADTVTELAQVIVSRGGRFLEAPVSGNQQLSNDGMLVILAAGDRGLYEDCSSCFQAMGKTSFFLGEVGNAAKMMLIVNMVQGSFMATIAEGLTLAQVTGQSQQTLLDILNQGQLASIFLDQKCQNILQGNFKPDFYLKYIQKDLRLAIALGDSVNHPTPMAAAANEVYKRAKALDQSDNDMSAVYRAYIH, encoded by the exons ATGGCGGCCGTGAGTCTGAGGCTCGGAGATCTGGTGTG gggGAAGCTGGGCCGTTACCCTCCATGGCCAGGGAAG ATTGTTAACCCACCTAAAGATCTGAAGAAACCTCGAGGAAAAAAGTGCTTCTTTGTGAAGTTTTTTGGAACAGAAGATCA tgCTTGGATCAAAGTGGAGCAGCTGAAGCCTTATCACCCTCACAAAGAGGAAATGATAAAGATTAACAAGGGTAAGCGCTTCCAGCAAGCTGTGGATGCTGTAGAGGAGTTTCTTAGAAAAACCAAAGGCAAGGACCAG GCGCCTTCCCATAACTCCACTGAAGAGAAGAATCGGCGTAATTCCAGTGAAGAACGAGGCAAGCAATCTGCTGGTGAAGAGAAATGCAAAGCCAGTTTGTCTGAAGGAAAGGTGAAGAAGGgcacaggggaaggaaaaaagagggtTTCTTCTGTCTCGTCAGAGAGAGGATCAATGTCACCCATGAAAAGAGCGCAGGATCAGAGCCCCCGAAAGCGGGGGCGTCCACCCAAGGATGAGAAG GACCTCACAATTCCAGAGTCAAGTACAGTGAAGAGAGTGATGACCGGAACAGTGGCTGGTTTTAAATGGCCACCGAGTGTGAGCGAG CCTGTGAAGGACAGTGATCCACACTTTCATCACTTCCTGCTGAGCCAGACAGAGAAG CCAGCTGTCTGCTATCAAGCAATCACAAAGAAACTGAAGGTTTGTGAAGAG GAGACAGGATCCACCTCCATCCAGGCAGCAGACAGCACAGCAGTCAATGGCAGCATCACACCTACAGACAAAAA GATAGGATTTCTGGGCCTTGGTCTGATGGGAAGTGGCATTGTCTCCAACTTACTAAAGATGGGTCACACTGTCACTGTCTGGAACCGGACTGCCGAGAAG TGTGATTTGTTCATCCAGGAGGGTGCACGGCTGGGAAGAACCCCTGCTGAAGTAGTCTCCACCTGTGACATCACGTTTGCCTGTGTATCAGATCCAAAAGCAGCAAAGGAT CTGGTGCTTGGTCCAAGTGGAGTGTTGCAGGGGATTCGCCCAGGGAAGTGTTATGTGGATATGTCCACTGTGGATGCAGATACAGTAACAGAGCTGGCCCAG gtgaTAGTGTCCCGAGGTGGTCGCTTTCTGGAAGCACCAGTCTCAGGAAACCAGCAGCTCTCTAATGATGGAATGCTTGTGATCCTggcagctggtgacaggggtTTATATGAGGACTGCAGCAGCTGTTTCCAAGCCATGGGGAAGACCTCATTTTTCCTAG GTGAAGTAGGCAATGCTGCCAAGATGATGCTAATTGTGAACATGGTCCAAGGCAGCTTCATGGCAACGATAGCAGAAGGACTGACTTTGGCTCAAGTGACTGGCCAGTCCCAGCAGACCCTTCTGGATATCCTCAATCAGGGACAACTTGCCAGCATCTTCCTGGACCAGAAGTGCCAAA ATATCTTGCAAGGAAACTTTAAACCTGATTTCTACCTGAAATACATCCAGAAGGATCTTAGATTAGCTATTGCACTGGGCGATTCTGTCAACCACCCAACTCccatggcagctgctgccaacGAG GTCTATAAACGAGCAAAAGCATTGGACCAATCTGACAACGACATGTCTGCAGTGTACAGGGCCTACATCCATTAG
- the GLYR1 gene encoding cytokine-like nuclear factor N-PAC isoform X5 → MAAVSLRLGDLVWGKLGRYPPWPGKIVNPPKDLKKPRGKKCFFVKFFGTEDHAWIKVEQLKPYHPHKEEMIKINKGKRFQQAVDAVEEFLRKTKGKDQDLTIPESSTVKRVMTGTVAGFKWPPSVSEPVKDSDPHFHHFLLSQTEKPAVCYQAITKKLKVCEEETGSTSIQAADSTAVNGSITPTDKKIGFLGLGLMGSGIVSNLLKMGHTVTVWNRTAEKCDLFIQEGARLGRTPAEVVSTCDITFACVSDPKAAKDLVLGPSGVLQGIRPGKCYVDMSTVDADTVTELAQVIVSRGGRFLEAPVSGNQQLSNDGMLVILAAGDRGLYEDCSSCFQAMGKTSFFLGEVGNAAKMMLIVNMVQGSFMATIAEGLTLAQVTGQSQQTLLDILNQGQLASIFLDQKCQNILQGNFKPDFYLKYIQKDLRLAIALGDSVNHPTPMAAAANEVYKRAKALDQSDNDMSAVYRAYIH, encoded by the exons ATGGCGGCCGTGAGTCTGAGGCTCGGAGATCTGGTGTG gggGAAGCTGGGCCGTTACCCTCCATGGCCAGGGAAG ATTGTTAACCCACCTAAAGATCTGAAGAAACCTCGAGGAAAAAAGTGCTTCTTTGTGAAGTTTTTTGGAACAGAAGATCA tgCTTGGATCAAAGTGGAGCAGCTGAAGCCTTATCACCCTCACAAAGAGGAAATGATAAAGATTAACAAGGGTAAGCGCTTCCAGCAAGCTGTGGATGCTGTAGAGGAGTTTCTTAGAAAAACCAAAGGCAAGGACCAG GACCTCACAATTCCAGAGTCAAGTACAGTGAAGAGAGTGATGACCGGAACAGTGGCTGGTTTTAAATGGCCACCGAGTGTGAGCGAG CCTGTGAAGGACAGTGATCCACACTTTCATCACTTCCTGCTGAGCCAGACAGAGAAG CCAGCTGTCTGCTATCAAGCAATCACAAAGAAACTGAAGGTTTGTGAAGAG GAGACAGGATCCACCTCCATCCAGGCAGCAGACAGCACAGCAGTCAATGGCAGCATCACACCTACAGACAAAAA GATAGGATTTCTGGGCCTTGGTCTGATGGGAAGTGGCATTGTCTCCAACTTACTAAAGATGGGTCACACTGTCACTGTCTGGAACCGGACTGCCGAGAAG TGTGATTTGTTCATCCAGGAGGGTGCACGGCTGGGAAGAACCCCTGCTGAAGTAGTCTCCACCTGTGACATCACGTTTGCCTGTGTATCAGATCCAAAAGCAGCAAAGGAT CTGGTGCTTGGTCCAAGTGGAGTGTTGCAGGGGATTCGCCCAGGGAAGTGTTATGTGGATATGTCCACTGTGGATGCAGATACAGTAACAGAGCTGGCCCAG gtgaTAGTGTCCCGAGGTGGTCGCTTTCTGGAAGCACCAGTCTCAGGAAACCAGCAGCTCTCTAATGATGGAATGCTTGTGATCCTggcagctggtgacaggggtTTATATGAGGACTGCAGCAGCTGTTTCCAAGCCATGGGGAAGACCTCATTTTTCCTAG GTGAAGTAGGCAATGCTGCCAAGATGATGCTAATTGTGAACATGGTCCAAGGCAGCTTCATGGCAACGATAGCAGAAGGACTGACTTTGGCTCAAGTGACTGGCCAGTCCCAGCAGACCCTTCTGGATATCCTCAATCAGGGACAACTTGCCAGCATCTTCCTGGACCAGAAGTGCCAAA ATATCTTGCAAGGAAACTTTAAACCTGATTTCTACCTGAAATACATCCAGAAGGATCTTAGATTAGCTATTGCACTGGGCGATTCTGTCAACCACCCAACTCccatggcagctgctgccaacGAG GTCTATAAACGAGCAAAAGCATTGGACCAATCTGACAACGACATGTCTGCAGTGTACAGGGCCTACATCCATTAG
- the GLYR1 gene encoding cytokine-like nuclear factor N-PAC isoform X3, whose amino-acid sequence MSALCPAWNRRGKLGRYPPWPGKIVNPPKDLKKPRGKKCFFVKFFGTEDHAWIKVEQLKPYHPHKEEMIKINKGKRFQQAVDAVEEFLRKTKGKDQAPSHNSTEEKNRRNSSEERGKQSAGEEKCKASLSEGKVKKGTGEGKKRVSSVSSERGSMSPMKRAQDQSPRKRGRPPKDEKDLTIPESSTVKRVMTGTVAGFKWPPSVSEPVKDSDPHFHHFLLSQTEKPAVCYQAITKKLKVCEEETGSTSIQAADSTAVNGSITPTDKKIGFLGLGLMGSGIVSNLLKMGHTVTVWNRTAEKCDLFIQEGARLGRTPAEVVSTCDITFACVSDPKAAKDLVLGPSGVLQGIRPGKCYVDMSTVDADTVTELAQVIVSRGGRFLEAPVSGNQQLSNDGMLVILAAGDRGLYEDCSSCFQAMGKTSFFLGEVGNAAKMMLIVNMVQGSFMATIAEGLTLAQVTGQSQQTLLDILNQGQLASIFLDQKCQNILQGNFKPDFYLKYIQKDLRLAIALGDSVNHPTPMAAAANEVYKRAKALDQSDNDMSAVYRAYIH is encoded by the exons ATGTCAGCCCTGTGTCCTGCCTGGAACAGAAG gggGAAGCTGGGCCGTTACCCTCCATGGCCAGGGAAG ATTGTTAACCCACCTAAAGATCTGAAGAAACCTCGAGGAAAAAAGTGCTTCTTTGTGAAGTTTTTTGGAACAGAAGATCA tgCTTGGATCAAAGTGGAGCAGCTGAAGCCTTATCACCCTCACAAAGAGGAAATGATAAAGATTAACAAGGGTAAGCGCTTCCAGCAAGCTGTGGATGCTGTAGAGGAGTTTCTTAGAAAAACCAAAGGCAAGGACCAG GCGCCTTCCCATAACTCCACTGAAGAGAAGAATCGGCGTAATTCCAGTGAAGAACGAGGCAAGCAATCTGCTGGTGAAGAGAAATGCAAAGCCAGTTTGTCTGAAGGAAAGGTGAAGAAGGgcacaggggaaggaaaaaagagggtTTCTTCTGTCTCGTCAGAGAGAGGATCAATGTCACCCATGAAAAGAGCGCAGGATCAGAGCCCCCGAAAGCGGGGGCGTCCACCCAAGGATGAGAAG GACCTCACAATTCCAGAGTCAAGTACAGTGAAGAGAGTGATGACCGGAACAGTGGCTGGTTTTAAATGGCCACCGAGTGTGAGCGAG CCTGTGAAGGACAGTGATCCACACTTTCATCACTTCCTGCTGAGCCAGACAGAGAAG CCAGCTGTCTGCTATCAAGCAATCACAAAGAAACTGAAGGTTTGTGAAGAG GAGACAGGATCCACCTCCATCCAGGCAGCAGACAGCACAGCAGTCAATGGCAGCATCACACCTACAGACAAAAA GATAGGATTTCTGGGCCTTGGTCTGATGGGAAGTGGCATTGTCTCCAACTTACTAAAGATGGGTCACACTGTCACTGTCTGGAACCGGACTGCCGAGAAG TGTGATTTGTTCATCCAGGAGGGTGCACGGCTGGGAAGAACCCCTGCTGAAGTAGTCTCCACCTGTGACATCACGTTTGCCTGTGTATCAGATCCAAAAGCAGCAAAGGAT CTGGTGCTTGGTCCAAGTGGAGTGTTGCAGGGGATTCGCCCAGGGAAGTGTTATGTGGATATGTCCACTGTGGATGCAGATACAGTAACAGAGCTGGCCCAG gtgaTAGTGTCCCGAGGTGGTCGCTTTCTGGAAGCACCAGTCTCAGGAAACCAGCAGCTCTCTAATGATGGAATGCTTGTGATCCTggcagctggtgacaggggtTTATATGAGGACTGCAGCAGCTGTTTCCAAGCCATGGGGAAGACCTCATTTTTCCTAG GTGAAGTAGGCAATGCTGCCAAGATGATGCTAATTGTGAACATGGTCCAAGGCAGCTTCATGGCAACGATAGCAGAAGGACTGACTTTGGCTCAAGTGACTGGCCAGTCCCAGCAGACCCTTCTGGATATCCTCAATCAGGGACAACTTGCCAGCATCTTCCTGGACCAGAAGTGCCAAA ATATCTTGCAAGGAAACTTTAAACCTGATTTCTACCTGAAATACATCCAGAAGGATCTTAGATTAGCTATTGCACTGGGCGATTCTGTCAACCACCCAACTCccatggcagctgctgccaacGAG GTCTATAAACGAGCAAAAGCATTGGACCAATCTGACAACGACATGTCTGCAGTGTACAGGGCCTACATCCATTAG
- the GLYR1 gene encoding cytokine-like nuclear factor N-PAC isoform X2, producing MAAVSLRLGDLVWGKLGRYPPWPGKIVNPPKDLKKPRGKKCFFVKFFGTEDHAWIKVEQLKPYHPHKEEMIKINKGKRFQQAVDAVEEFLRKTKGKDQAPSHNSTEEKNRRNSSEERGKQSAGEEKCKASLSEGKVKKGTGEGKKRVSSVSSERGSMSPMKRAQDQSPRKRGRPPKDEKDLTIPESSTVKRVMTGTVAGFKWPPSVSEPVKDSDPHFHHFLLSQTEKPAVCYQAITKKLKVCEEETGSTSIQAADSTAVNGSITPTDKKIGFLGLGLMGSGIVSNLLKMGHTVTVWNRTAEKCDLFIQEGARLGRTPAEVVSTCDITFACVSDPKAAKDVLGPSGVLQGIRPGKCYVDMSTVDADTVTELAQVIVSRGGRFLEAPVSGNQQLSNDGMLVILAAGDRGLYEDCSSCFQAMGKTSFFLGEVGNAAKMMLIVNMVQGSFMATIAEGLTLAQVTGQSQQTLLDILNQGQLASIFLDQKCQNILQGNFKPDFYLKYIQKDLRLAIALGDSVNHPTPMAAAANEVYKRAKALDQSDNDMSAVYRAYIH from the exons ATGGCGGCCGTGAGTCTGAGGCTCGGAGATCTGGTGTG gggGAAGCTGGGCCGTTACCCTCCATGGCCAGGGAAG ATTGTTAACCCACCTAAAGATCTGAAGAAACCTCGAGGAAAAAAGTGCTTCTTTGTGAAGTTTTTTGGAACAGAAGATCA tgCTTGGATCAAAGTGGAGCAGCTGAAGCCTTATCACCCTCACAAAGAGGAAATGATAAAGATTAACAAGGGTAAGCGCTTCCAGCAAGCTGTGGATGCTGTAGAGGAGTTTCTTAGAAAAACCAAAGGCAAGGACCAG GCGCCTTCCCATAACTCCACTGAAGAGAAGAATCGGCGTAATTCCAGTGAAGAACGAGGCAAGCAATCTGCTGGTGAAGAGAAATGCAAAGCCAGTTTGTCTGAAGGAAAGGTGAAGAAGGgcacaggggaaggaaaaaagagggtTTCTTCTGTCTCGTCAGAGAGAGGATCAATGTCACCCATGAAAAGAGCGCAGGATCAGAGCCCCCGAAAGCGGGGGCGTCCACCCAAGGATGAGAAG GACCTCACAATTCCAGAGTCAAGTACAGTGAAGAGAGTGATGACCGGAACAGTGGCTGGTTTTAAATGGCCACCGAGTGTGAGCGAG CCTGTGAAGGACAGTGATCCACACTTTCATCACTTCCTGCTGAGCCAGACAGAGAAG CCAGCTGTCTGCTATCAAGCAATCACAAAGAAACTGAAGGTTTGTGAAGAG GAGACAGGATCCACCTCCATCCAGGCAGCAGACAGCACAGCAGTCAATGGCAGCATCACACCTACAGACAAAAA GATAGGATTTCTGGGCCTTGGTCTGATGGGAAGTGGCATTGTCTCCAACTTACTAAAGATGGGTCACACTGTCACTGTCTGGAACCGGACTGCCGAGAAG TGTGATTTGTTCATCCAGGAGGGTGCACGGCTGGGAAGAACCCCTGCTGAAGTAGTCTCCACCTGTGACATCACGTTTGCCTGTGTATCAGATCCAAAAGCAGCAAAGGAT GTGCTTGGTCCAAGTGGAGTGTTGCAGGGGATTCGCCCAGGGAAGTGTTATGTGGATATGTCCACTGTGGATGCAGATACAGTAACAGAGCTGGCCCAG gtgaTAGTGTCCCGAGGTGGTCGCTTTCTGGAAGCACCAGTCTCAGGAAACCAGCAGCTCTCTAATGATGGAATGCTTGTGATCCTggcagctggtgacaggggtTTATATGAGGACTGCAGCAGCTGTTTCCAAGCCATGGGGAAGACCTCATTTTTCCTAG GTGAAGTAGGCAATGCTGCCAAGATGATGCTAATTGTGAACATGGTCCAAGGCAGCTTCATGGCAACGATAGCAGAAGGACTGACTTTGGCTCAAGTGACTGGCCAGTCCCAGCAGACCCTTCTGGATATCCTCAATCAGGGACAACTTGCCAGCATCTTCCTGGACCAGAAGTGCCAAA ATATCTTGCAAGGAAACTTTAAACCTGATTTCTACCTGAAATACATCCAGAAGGATCTTAGATTAGCTATTGCACTGGGCGATTCTGTCAACCACCCAACTCccatggcagctgctgccaacGAG GTCTATAAACGAGCAAAAGCATTGGACCAATCTGACAACGACATGTCTGCAGTGTACAGGGCCTACATCCATTAG
- the GLYR1 gene encoding cytokine-like nuclear factor N-PAC isoform X4: protein MIKINKGKRFQQAVDAVEEFLRKTKGKDQAPSHNSTEEKNRRNSSEERGKQSAGEEKCKASLSEGKVKKGTGEGKKRVSSVSSERGSMSPMKRAQDQSPRKRGRPPKDEKDLTIPESSTVKRVMTGTVAGFKWPPSVSEPVKDSDPHFHHFLLSQTEKPAVCYQAITKKLKVCEEETGSTSIQAADSTAVNGSITPTDKKIGFLGLGLMGSGIVSNLLKMGHTVTVWNRTAEKCDLFIQEGARLGRTPAEVVSTCDITFACVSDPKAAKDLVLGPSGVLQGIRPGKCYVDMSTVDADTVTELAQVIVSRGGRFLEAPVSGNQQLSNDGMLVILAAGDRGLYEDCSSCFQAMGKTSFFLGEVGNAAKMMLIVNMVQGSFMATIAEGLTLAQVTGQSQQTLLDILNQGQLASIFLDQKCQNILQGNFKPDFYLKYIQKDLRLAIALGDSVNHPTPMAAAANEVYKRAKALDQSDNDMSAVYRAYIH from the exons ATGATAAAGATTAACAAGGGTAAGCGCTTCCAGCAAGCTGTGGATGCTGTAGAGGAGTTTCTTAGAAAAACCAAAGGCAAGGACCAG GCGCCTTCCCATAACTCCACTGAAGAGAAGAATCGGCGTAATTCCAGTGAAGAACGAGGCAAGCAATCTGCTGGTGAAGAGAAATGCAAAGCCAGTTTGTCTGAAGGAAAGGTGAAGAAGGgcacaggggaaggaaaaaagagggtTTCTTCTGTCTCGTCAGAGAGAGGATCAATGTCACCCATGAAAAGAGCGCAGGATCAGAGCCCCCGAAAGCGGGGGCGTCCACCCAAGGATGAGAAG GACCTCACAATTCCAGAGTCAAGTACAGTGAAGAGAGTGATGACCGGAACAGTGGCTGGTTTTAAATGGCCACCGAGTGTGAGCGAG CCTGTGAAGGACAGTGATCCACACTTTCATCACTTCCTGCTGAGCCAGACAGAGAAG CCAGCTGTCTGCTATCAAGCAATCACAAAGAAACTGAAGGTTTGTGAAGAG GAGACAGGATCCACCTCCATCCAGGCAGCAGACAGCACAGCAGTCAATGGCAGCATCACACCTACAGACAAAAA GATAGGATTTCTGGGCCTTGGTCTGATGGGAAGTGGCATTGTCTCCAACTTACTAAAGATGGGTCACACTGTCACTGTCTGGAACCGGACTGCCGAGAAG TGTGATTTGTTCATCCAGGAGGGTGCACGGCTGGGAAGAACCCCTGCTGAAGTAGTCTCCACCTGTGACATCACGTTTGCCTGTGTATCAGATCCAAAAGCAGCAAAGGAT CTGGTGCTTGGTCCAAGTGGAGTGTTGCAGGGGATTCGCCCAGGGAAGTGTTATGTGGATATGTCCACTGTGGATGCAGATACAGTAACAGAGCTGGCCCAG gtgaTAGTGTCCCGAGGTGGTCGCTTTCTGGAAGCACCAGTCTCAGGAAACCAGCAGCTCTCTAATGATGGAATGCTTGTGATCCTggcagctggtgacaggggtTTATATGAGGACTGCAGCAGCTGTTTCCAAGCCATGGGGAAGACCTCATTTTTCCTAG GTGAAGTAGGCAATGCTGCCAAGATGATGCTAATTGTGAACATGGTCCAAGGCAGCTTCATGGCAACGATAGCAGAAGGACTGACTTTGGCTCAAGTGACTGGCCAGTCCCAGCAGACCCTTCTGGATATCCTCAATCAGGGACAACTTGCCAGCATCTTCCTGGACCAGAAGTGCCAAA ATATCTTGCAAGGAAACTTTAAACCTGATTTCTACCTGAAATACATCCAGAAGGATCTTAGATTAGCTATTGCACTGGGCGATTCTGTCAACCACCCAACTCccatggcagctgctgccaacGAG GTCTATAAACGAGCAAAAGCATTGGACCAATCTGACAACGACATGTCTGCAGTGTACAGGGCCTACATCCATTAG